A stretch of DNA from Sphingomonas sp. SORGH_AS_0879:
CACCGCCGCCGCCGTGTCATATCCATGCCGCCGCGCGCTGAGCAGCACGGTGGCGAAGAAGCCGGTCGGGACGGGCTTGGCCAGTTCGGCGATCGCCGCCTCCGATCCGCCGATACCGATGCCGATCAACGCGGCGGGCGACAGGCGCAATCCTTCGGCGGCGCGCACCCCGCCAACGACCGTCTCGTCATTGAGGCCTAGGATGATCCAATGGTCGATATCGGCATGCGCGGTCAGCACCGGCGCGGCGGCGGTGAACGCCCCCTCGGTATCGGTGGTCCGTTGCGGCGCATCGAACACACGCGCGAAGCCCGCCGCCCGCAACGCGCCGACCGCGCCAGCCGTGCGTTCGCGCCCGGTGTCGAGACTGTCATAGGCGATGCGCAACACGCCCGTGGTCGCGGGGGACCAGCCACGCCGCCCCGCCTCCGCCGCCGCCGCACGCCCTGCGACTTCGCCGATCGCGGTCGCCGAAATGCCGACATGCGGCACCGATTCGATCGGCTGTCCGTCCGCGCCGATCAGCCGGTCGTCGACCGATAGCAGCTTCATTCCCGTCCGCGCGGCGAACCCCGCAATGGCCGGGCCCAGCCGGGGATCGGGCGTGCAGATGACCAAGCCCCCGGCATAACGCGCATAGAGGGTCCACAAGGCGGAGAGCAGCCGGTCGCCATCCTCCGCGCCGATCTCGATGACCGAAAAGCCCAGATGGCGCGCCGCCGCGCGGGCGAAGCGCCACTCGTCCTGAAACCATTGTTCCTGCGGCATCTTCACGACGAAGCCGATCCGCACGCCGTCCGCTGCGGCAGAACAACCGCCCAGCGTGCCGCCCAGCGTCGTGGCGGCCAACGTGCCCAGCATCGCCCTGCGCGTGCTTATCATCGTGCCGCCCCCTCTCCTATCGGCTTGCATCCTTCCGCTCGTTATATATCATATTTATTGAAGGGAAAGGGCCAAGATGACCGATTTCGAGATCGTGGCGCGCGACGGCGTCGACCAACTGGGCGAAGGACCACTGTGGCGGGTGGCGGACCGGAGCCTCTGGTG
This window harbors:
- a CDS encoding substrate-binding domain-containing protein produces the protein MISTRRAMLGTLAATTLGGTLGGCSAAADGVRIGFVVKMPQEQWFQDEWRFARAAARHLGFSVIEIGAEDGDRLLSALWTLYARYAGGLVICTPDPRLGPAIAGFAARTGMKLLSVDDRLIGADGQPIESVPHVGISATAIGEVAGRAAAAEAGRRGWSPATTGVLRIAYDSLDTGRERTAGAVGALRAAGFARVFDAPQRTTDTEGAFTAAAPVLTAHADIDHWIILGLNDETVVGGVRAAEGLRLSPAALIGIGIGGSEAAIAELAKPVPTGFFATVLLSARRHGYDTAAAVARWVRDGLAPPPLTLTSGVLLDRGNFRRILAEEAMA